In one window of Paraflavitalea soli DNA:
- a CDS encoding IS3 family transposase, with product MKQHYPQAAIGTLCALFGKTRQAYYEHGWQAANGQLREELVLDLATQARKVLKKEGAVKLLGSLRPALQSHNITMGRDRFFKLLRKHNMLQKRKKNHARTTWSDHPYRKWPNLIKGLEALKPQQHWVSDITYLRTEKGFMYLSLITDAYSRKIVGYHVSQNLRVQGCLIALNKAIRSLKDYVPQSLIHHSDRGIQYCCDQYVSVLQTNQIRISMTQTGSPYENPVAERVNGILKTELDLDRVFEGYSQATSVTHNAIDLYNRLRQHMSCDNLTPDQAHLREGKLKKRWKPRKRKNNPGDQQSS from the coding sequence GTGAAACAGCACTATCCTCAGGCAGCGATAGGCACACTTTGCGCATTGTTTGGTAAAACAAGGCAGGCTTATTATGAACATGGATGGCAGGCGGCCAACGGGCAGTTGCGGGAAGAACTTGTATTGGACCTGGCAACACAAGCACGCAAAGTCTTAAAGAAAGAAGGCGCTGTAAAATTACTGGGCTCTCTGCGACCAGCCCTGCAGTCCCATAACATCACAATGGGCAGGGACCGGTTCTTTAAACTACTCAGAAAGCATAACATGCTGCAAAAGCGTAAAAAGAACCATGCCCGTACCACCTGGTCGGACCACCCTTATCGAAAATGGCCCAACCTGATCAAAGGGCTGGAAGCACTAAAGCCTCAGCAACATTGGGTGAGCGACATTACCTATCTGCGGACAGAAAAGGGATTTATGTACCTGTCGTTGATAACGGATGCCTATTCCAGAAAAATAGTCGGTTATCATGTAAGCCAGAACCTGCGGGTCCAGGGATGTCTGATAGCCCTGAACAAAGCTATCAGGTCCTTAAAAGACTATGTACCCCAAAGTCTTATCCACCACTCAGATAGAGGGATACAATACTGCTGTGACCAGTATGTAAGTGTATTACAAACAAATCAGATCCGCATCAGTATGACCCAGACAGGGAGTCCGTATGAAAATCCGGTTGCAGAAAGGGTAAACGGCATCCTTAAAACAGAACTGGATTTGGATAGGGTTTTTGAAGGCTATAGCCAGGCAACAAGCGTTACCCATAACGCCATTGACCTGTATAACCGGCTGCGCCAACACATGAGCTGTGATAACCTTACACCTGATCAGGCTCACCTTAGAGAGGGAAAATTGAAAAAAAGATGGAAGCCCAGGAAACGTAAAAACAATCCGGGTGACCAACAAAGTTCCTAA
- a CDS encoding dihydrofolate reductase family protein, giving the protein MGKVILDITMSLDGFVAGPNITEANPMGDGGQRLHEWLFGAKTEEAATLLDDFVKGSGAVIVGGTTYHTAIDGVWESVSPFVVPAFVLTTHIPTTAREGFTFVPDGIEAALAQARAVAGDKYIWVMGGAHVIQQYLNAGLFDELRVHIAPILLGAGRRLFEGVNAACIQLDNKGVVETPRAVHMVFVPVR; this is encoded by the coding sequence ATGGGGAAAGTTATTTTAGACATTACGATGTCGTTGGATGGGTTTGTGGCAGGCCCGAATATTACTGAGGCTAATCCCATGGGTGATGGCGGACAGCGGCTGCATGAGTGGTTGTTTGGGGCTAAAACGGAAGAAGCTGCTACTTTACTTGACGATTTTGTAAAAGGGTCGGGTGCGGTTATTGTTGGCGGCACCACTTATCATACTGCGATCGATGGGGTTTGGGAAAGTGTTAGTCCTTTTGTCGTTCCTGCCTTTGTTCTTACTACTCATATTCCTACCACAGCAAGAGAAGGATTTACGTTTGTACCTGATGGCATTGAAGCTGCGCTTGCGCAAGCCAGGGCAGTTGCGGGAGATAAATATATTTGGGTAATGGGCGGAGCGCATGTGATACAGCAATATCTTAATGCGGGGCTTTTTGATGAACTGCGTGTGCATATAGCCCCTATCCTACTGGGCGCCGGGAGGAGATTGTTTGAGGGGGTTAATGCGGCATGCATCCAGCTTGACAACAAGGGTGTGGTTGAGACGCCACGGGCTGTTCATATGGTGTTTGTTCCTGTACGATAA
- a CDS encoding pyridoxal phosphate-dependent aminotransferase, translating into MKLSHLSETLIGSEIVKLGGEIREKISQGEKIYNFTVGDFDPSIFPIPQALEDEIVTAYRKHFTNYPLGEGNTDLREAIAAFLKQREGLEYGLPEILVASGGRPLIYSLFRAVCDAGDKVIYAVPSWNNNHYTHFVGAEHVVVEATAENNFMPTVEYIRPHLKGATLLALCSPQNPTGTTFTKADLEAICDMVLAENATRGEGEKKLYVMYDQMYWQLTFGDIRHYDPVNLRPGMRAYTVYIDAISKVFAATGVRVGWAFGPRIIMDKMKAILSHVGAWAPMAEQKAVAKYLYMHDDIDAYLQQFRAAVEARLRGIYDGLQQLKGEGFSVDAITPQAAIYLTIKIDLAGKKMADGVVLKDQGDVTAYLLNEAKLAIVPFYAFGADRSSPWYRLSVGTCKVEEIPAMIGQLRAALKKLV; encoded by the coding sequence ATGAAACTTAGCCATTTGTCCGAAACGCTTATCGGTTCGGAGATCGTGAAATTAGGCGGGGAGATCCGCGAAAAAATCAGCCAGGGAGAAAAGATCTACAACTTTACGGTGGGGGACTTCGACCCTTCTATCTTTCCCATACCGCAGGCGCTGGAAGATGAAATCGTTACTGCTTACCGCAAACATTTTACGAATTACCCACTGGGAGAAGGCAATACGGACCTGCGGGAAGCGATCGCCGCCTTCCTGAAGCAGCGTGAGGGGCTGGAATACGGGCTACCGGAGATCCTGGTAGCTTCAGGTGGCCGTCCATTGATCTATTCGCTGTTCAGGGCGGTGTGCGATGCCGGAGATAAGGTAATCTATGCGGTACCTTCCTGGAATAATAATCACTATACTCATTTTGTAGGCGCGGAACACGTGGTGGTAGAAGCTACTGCGGAGAATAATTTCATGCCTACGGTAGAATATATCCGCCCTCATCTGAAAGGGGCCACTTTGCTGGCTTTGTGTTCTCCTCAAAACCCCACGGGTACTACTTTTACCAAGGCGGACCTGGAAGCGATCTGTGATATGGTGCTGGCGGAAAATGCCACCAGGGGTGAGGGAGAGAAGAAATTATATGTGATGTATGACCAGATGTACTGGCAACTGACCTTTGGAGATATCCGGCATTATGATCCGGTAAACCTGCGGCCGGGCATGCGTGCCTACACGGTGTATATTGATGCGATCAGCAAAGTGTTTGCGGCTACGGGTGTGCGGGTAGGCTGGGCTTTTGGACCGCGGATCATTATGGATAAAATGAAAGCGATCCTTAGTCATGTGGGGGCCTGGGCGCCGATGGCGGAGCAAAAAGCGGTGGCGAAGTACCTGTACATGCACGATGATATCGATGCTTACCTGCAACAGTTCAGGGCGGCGGTGGAAGCGCGCCTGCGTGGTATTTATGATGGTTTACAACAACTGAAAGGGGAAGGCTTTTCTGTGGATGCGATCACGCCGCAGGCAGCGATCTACCTGACGATCAAGATAGACCTGGCGGGCAAGAAAATGGCTGATGGGGTGGTACTGAAAGACCAGGGTGATGTAACGGCTTATTTGCTGAACGAAGCCAAACTGGCGATCGTTCCATTTTATGCTTTTGGTGCAGACCGCAGTTCTCCCTGGTACCGCCTGAGTGTGGGTACCTGTAAGGTTGAAGAGATACCGGCTATGATCGGGCAGTTGCGGGCGGCTTTGAAGAAGCTCGTCTGA
- a CDS encoding class I SAM-dependent methyltransferase: MTEPGHLHETDPTGLQTLERFAAATRFNRWLFDTISPYCKGHVLEVGSGIGNISRLFLENNIRLTTSDLREEYCNYLLQQFGSNRNLAGVTSIDLATPDFTQRYSHLLQQFDTVVALNVIEHIEDDKKAVSNCMQLLKAGGHLIVLVPAFQFLYNSFDKELGHFKRYTGRSLRALEKGAGLEVIHQQYFNVAGMPGWFINGSLLRRRLIPRKQLLFFDKLIPILQVIDRISFHSFGLSTIAVGRKPH, from the coding sequence ATGACGGAGCCAGGTCATTTGCATGAAACTGACCCCACGGGGCTACAAACATTAGAGCGATTTGCGGCGGCTACGCGTTTTAACCGCTGGTTATTTGATACGATCAGTCCTTATTGTAAGGGGCATGTGCTGGAAGTGGGCAGTGGCATTGGTAATATATCTAGGTTATTCCTGGAAAATAATATCCGGCTTACCACGAGTGACCTGCGTGAGGAATATTGCAATTATTTGCTGCAGCAATTTGGCAGCAATCGCAATTTGGCGGGGGTGACGTCGATCGACCTGGCAACACCCGATTTCACACAACGATACAGCCATTTATTGCAACAGTTTGACACGGTTGTAGCGCTGAATGTGATAGAGCATATTGAGGATGATAAAAAAGCTGTATCGAATTGTATGCAGCTGCTGAAGGCGGGCGGGCATTTAATTGTATTGGTACCTGCGTTTCAGTTCCTGTATAATTCGTTTGACAAGGAGCTGGGACATTTCAAAAGGTATACGGGGCGCTCGCTTCGCGCATTGGAAAAGGGAGCAGGATTGGAAGTGATCCATCAGCAATACTTTAATGTTGCAGGCATGCCTGGCTGGTTTATTAATGGCAGCCTGTTGAGACGGCGCCTTATTCCGAGGAAGCAATTACTGTTTTTTGACAAACTGATACCGATCCTACAGGTGATTGACAGGATTAGTTTTCATTCGTTCGGTCTATCGACGATCGCTGTTGGCCGCAAACCCCACTAA
- a CDS encoding glycosyltransferase family 2 protein: protein MNVSTNMHPFNKLSIVIPAYNEGPTIHLILDRIAEVKLLNDIQKEIIIVNDCSKDNTEEAILKYKADNPGLNIQYYKHEVNQGKGAALHTGIKKATGDYTVIQDADLEYDPEEFNDLIKPILKGHADVVFGSRFLGGNAHRILFFWHSLGNKMLTMASNMFTNLNLTDMETCYKLFRTPVIQNIELKEKRFGFEPEVTAKIARVKDVRIYEVGISYYGRTYAEGKKINWKDGFRAIYCIIKYNIFSR, encoded by the coding sequence ATGAACGTTTCAACCAACATGCATCCATTTAACAAGCTCTCCATTGTAATCCCGGCTTATAATGAAGGCCCCACTATTCACCTGATCCTGGACCGGATAGCGGAAGTGAAATTGCTGAACGATATTCAGAAGGAAATTATCATCGTGAATGACTGTTCGAAGGACAATACGGAGGAAGCCATTCTTAAATACAAGGCTGACAATCCGGGGCTGAATATTCAATACTACAAACACGAGGTGAACCAGGGAAAGGGCGCCGCGCTGCATACAGGTATTAAAAAGGCTACGGGAGATTATACGGTGATCCAGGATGCGGATCTGGAATATGATCCGGAGGAGTTTAATGACCTGATCAAGCCGATCCTGAAAGGGCATGCTGATGTGGTATTCGGATCGCGCTTTTTGGGGGGTAATGCGCACCGTATCTTATTCTTCTGGCACTCGCTGGGTAATAAGATGCTGACGATGGCCTCTAATATGTTCACGAACCTGAACCTGACGGATATGGAGACTTGTTATAAGTTGTTCCGTACCCCGGTTATTCAAAACATAGAGCTGAAGGAAAAACGCTTTGGATTTGAGCCTGAGGTGACGGCCAAGATAGCACGTGTAAAGGATGTCCGGATCTATGAGGTGGGTATCTCCTATTATGGCCGTACTTATGCGGAAGGTAAAAAGATCAACTGGAAAGATGGTTTCAGGGCCATTTATTGTATTATAAAGTACAATATCTTCAGTCGATGA
- a CDS encoding YceI family protein, whose protein sequence is MKKLLLAATVFIAAGAALVAFRSAPSTPGKITAPAPAPRAGKWTLDKSHSNVRFTITHNVVSELDGAFTTFDGSLESTKADYSDAKITFTIEVASISTYNENRDKHLKSADFFDAEKFPQIKFESTAFKPLGGNKYKLEGNMTVKDITKAVSFDVTFGGTINTQRGAKAGFKAKTTINRFDYNLKWDRATEAGGLVVGKDVEVTINTELNEVK, encoded by the coding sequence ATGAAGAAATTACTCCTTGCTGCCACCGTATTTATAGCTGCGGGTGCCGCCCTCGTAGCTTTTCGCTCCGCTCCATCCACGCCAGGTAAAATAACCGCCCCCGCACCAGCCCCCAGGGCCGGTAAATGGACCCTCGACAAATCACACTCCAATGTGAGGTTCACCATTACCCACAATGTCGTATCCGAACTGGATGGCGCTTTTACCACCTTCGATGGCTCCCTCGAAAGCACCAAAGCCGATTATTCCGACGCTAAGATCACCTTTACTATAGAAGTTGCCTCCATCAGCACCTACAATGAGAACAGGGATAAACACCTGAAAAGCGCCGATTTCTTCGATGCTGAAAAATTCCCCCAGATAAAGTTCGAAAGCACCGCTTTCAAGCCCCTGGGTGGTAATAAATACAAACTTGAAGGAAACATGACCGTAAAAGACATCACCAAAGCCGTGAGCTTTGATGTTACTTTTGGCGGAACCATAAACACCCAGCGTGGTGCCAAAGCAGGTTTTAAAGCCAAAACCACCATCAACCGCTTTGATTACAACCTCAAATGGGACCGCGCCACAGAAGCTGGCGGCCTCGTAGTAGGAAAAGACGTAGAAGTGACCATCAACACAGAACTCAACGAAGTAAAATAA
- a CDS encoding redoxin domain-containing protein — translation MKKIVSLACLSILVTLAQAQTGYNIDITLKPYKNTYIYLGYHYGKMKALADSALLDENSHGVFKGKQLLAGGIYFVVSPRKEILFELLLDKQQNFSIKADSVGLPNSVTFTGSADNTSFQDYTKFANTTGMAIGKLNTEYAAAPNKKDSAAITARIKILSDKMQQHRDSITKKQPESILSALLLAMKEPVVPPAAKHPKGKYDSAYAFYYYKSHFWDGVSLTDERLIRTPFFEPKIDKYYKDLVSPNPDSINHEVDQMLLYSRTNKEMFKFLLVHFVQKYINPEYMGQDAVFVHLFEKYINTGEADFFTDQYKEHMTKRAYSLMANQIGQPAANMEMVDTLNKPLPLYNVKSEMIVVCFWDPTCSHCKEVVPKVDSIYNAKWKKLGVTVYGVMVDGGMELWKQFIHDKGLKNWLHVYQLPSQQMAESTAGKAGYRQLYDVYQTPILYLLDKDKRIVAKKLNYQQLDEVINLKLKNTKSN, via the coding sequence ATGAAGAAAATTGTATCCCTGGCATGTTTATCCATCCTCGTCACCCTGGCCCAGGCTCAGACAGGCTATAATATCGATATTACCCTCAAGCCCTATAAGAACACTTATATCTACCTCGGCTACCATTACGGCAAAATGAAAGCCCTGGCCGATTCCGCTTTACTCGATGAGAATAGCCACGGCGTCTTCAAAGGAAAGCAATTACTGGCCGGAGGCATCTACTTTGTCGTCTCCCCCCGTAAAGAGATCCTGTTCGAATTGCTCCTCGATAAACAACAGAACTTTTCCATCAAGGCCGATAGCGTAGGATTGCCCAACAGCGTCACCTTTACCGGTTCCGCCGACAATACCTCCTTCCAGGATTATACAAAATTTGCCAATACCACCGGTATGGCCATCGGAAAGCTCAACACCGAATATGCTGCCGCCCCCAATAAAAAAGATTCTGCTGCCATTACCGCCAGGATAAAGATCCTCAGCGATAAAATGCAGCAACACCGCGACAGCATCACCAAAAAACAGCCTGAGTCCATTCTATCCGCCCTCTTATTGGCGATGAAAGAGCCCGTCGTGCCCCCAGCCGCCAAACACCCCAAAGGCAAATACGACTCCGCCTACGCTTTCTATTACTATAAATCCCATTTCTGGGATGGCGTGTCCCTCACCGATGAAAGACTCATCAGGACCCCCTTCTTCGAACCCAAGATCGACAAATACTATAAAGACCTCGTATCCCCCAATCCTGATTCCATCAACCACGAAGTAGACCAGATGTTGCTCTACTCCAGGACCAATAAGGAGATGTTTAAATTTCTCCTCGTGCACTTTGTACAGAAATACATCAATCCCGAATACATGGGCCAGGATGCTGTATTTGTGCACCTCTTTGAAAAGTACATCAATACCGGCGAAGCCGACTTCTTTACCGATCAATACAAAGAGCACATGACCAAACGGGCCTACAGCCTAATGGCCAACCAGATCGGTCAGCCCGCCGCCAACATGGAAATGGTCGACACCCTCAATAAGCCCCTTCCCCTCTATAATGTGAAAAGTGAAATGATCGTCGTTTGCTTTTGGGACCCCACCTGCAGCCATTGCAAAGAAGTAGTTCCCAAGGTCGACTCCATCTACAATGCCAAATGGAAAAAACTGGGCGTTACCGTATATGGTGTAATGGTGGATGGAGGTATGGAGCTCTGGAAACAGTTCATTCACGACAAAGGACTCAAGAACTGGTTGCACGTGTACCAGTTGCCTTCCCAGCAGATGGCCGAATCCACTGCCGGTAAAGCAGGTTACAGGCAGCTATATGATGTTTACCAAACACCTATTCTCTATTTGCTGGATAAAGACAAACGCATCGTAGCCAAAAAGCTCAATTACCAGCAACTGGATGAAGTCATAAACCTTAAACTAAAAAACACTAAATCCAACTGA
- a CDS encoding peptidylprolyl isomerase, which yields MSFLRKMLTASVCITGLTTAHAQTLFTYGAKSVSKDEFLKAYNKNNTETAPSGQAYRDYLDLYTRFKIKVQAALDAKLDTLPNQQQELAAFRSQVVESYMNDDASVNVLMDEAMERSQKDLHIAHIFVAAGPTATAEQIQQAQQKIKAAFARLQAGDDFTKTALTYSEDPSVQSNKGDLGFITVFVLPYAMETLVYNTPAGKFTEPSRSKNGFHIFKVLEERKAFGKMRAAQILLAFTPDATDAQQQATAKKADSLYQALQQGSDFKQLAAAFSNDNLTFQTGGEMMAFGVGRYTPAFEKAAMALEKDGDISRPVLTEFGYHIIKRLQHLPIQTDKTNKQWQDEIKQQILQSDRMEVSKKVLYKKIIQLTGVKKLPVNEKSLSLLTGNILQNKQASLPVGLTAATPLFTVGKQTFRVKDWQAYLQSIRGVEDLRAGKTNAQLLDQFIEISALDYYRGHLESYNKDFAYQLNEFKEGNLLFEIMQRNIWDKAAVDSVGLKKYYDAHKNNYWWEASADAIIFTAAGDATAEETRKKLEADYHSWKKILESSDGTIQADSGRFELGQIPVVERTNFQPGLITAPVKNETDHSLTFAYIIKLRPDREPRDFADARGFVINDYQAALEDKWIAELKKKYPLKINDAVVKTLPH from the coding sequence ATGTCTTTCCTGCGAAAAATGTTGACCGCATCAGTATGCATAACCGGTCTCACTACTGCTCATGCGCAAACCCTGTTCACCTATGGCGCCAAATCAGTATCTAAGGATGAATTCCTGAAAGCCTACAATAAGAACAATACCGAAACCGCCCCTTCCGGGCAGGCTTATCGCGATTACCTGGACCTCTACACCCGGTTCAAGATCAAAGTACAGGCCGCATTGGATGCAAAATTGGACACCCTGCCCAATCAGCAACAAGAGCTGGCTGCTTTCCGCAGTCAGGTCGTGGAAAGCTATATGAATGACGATGCCAGTGTCAATGTACTGATGGACGAGGCCATGGAGCGCAGCCAGAAAGACCTGCACATCGCACATATTTTCGTGGCCGCAGGCCCTACAGCCACAGCCGAACAGATACAACAGGCCCAGCAAAAGATAAAAGCCGCTTTCGCCCGTTTACAGGCAGGCGACGATTTTACCAAAACCGCCCTTACTTACTCAGAGGATCCATCCGTACAAAGCAATAAGGGTGACCTTGGCTTCATAACCGTTTTTGTACTTCCTTATGCCATGGAAACCCTGGTGTACAATACCCCCGCGGGAAAGTTTACAGAGCCTTCCCGTAGCAAAAATGGCTTTCACATTTTTAAAGTATTGGAAGAACGCAAAGCCTTTGGCAAAATGAGGGCTGCACAAATACTGCTTGCCTTTACCCCCGATGCTACCGATGCCCAGCAACAGGCCACCGCAAAGAAGGCCGATTCCCTCTACCAGGCGTTGCAGCAGGGGAGCGACTTTAAGCAGCTCGCCGCTGCATTCAGCAACGATAACCTCACCTTCCAGACTGGTGGTGAAATGATGGCCTTCGGTGTGGGCCGGTATACCCCTGCTTTCGAAAAGGCCGCCATGGCACTCGAAAAAGACGGCGATATATCCCGTCCCGTGTTGACCGAATTTGGCTACCACATCATAAAACGTCTCCAGCACCTGCCCATTCAGACCGATAAGACCAACAAACAATGGCAGGACGAGATAAAACAGCAGATACTCCAGAGCGATCGTATGGAAGTGTCGAAAAAAGTACTCTACAAAAAGATCATTCAATTGACAGGCGTTAAAAAATTACCCGTCAACGAAAAAAGCCTGTCCCTCCTTACCGGCAACATCCTCCAGAATAAGCAGGCCTCGCTGCCGGTAGGTCTCACCGCCGCTACCCCATTATTCACTGTGGGTAAGCAAACCTTCCGTGTGAAAGACTGGCAGGCTTACCTGCAGTCCATCCGCGGCGTGGAAGACTTGCGCGCAGGAAAGACCAACGCCCAGCTCCTGGATCAGTTCATCGAAATATCAGCCCTCGACTATTACCGCGGGCACCTGGAATCCTACAACAAAGACTTCGCTTACCAGCTCAATGAATTCAAGGAAGGAAACCTGCTCTTCGAGATCATGCAGCGCAACATATGGGACAAAGCCGCTGTTGACAGCGTTGGGTTGAAGAAATATTACGACGCACACAAGAATAACTATTGGTGGGAAGCGAGTGCAGACGCTATAATATTTACTGCTGCCGGAGATGCCACTGCTGAAGAGACCAGGAAAAAACTGGAGGCTGATTACCACAGTTGGAAAAAGATACTGGAATCCAGCGACGGGACCATCCAGGCCGATTCAGGTCGTTTTGAGCTGGGCCAGATTCCCGTTGTTGAACGTACCAATTTTCAGCCAGGCCTTATTACAGCCCCTGTAAAAAATGAGACCGATCACAGCCTCACGTTTGCCTATATCATAAAACTGCGTCCTGACCGTGAGCCGCGCGACTTTGCAGATGCCCGCGGTTTTGTGATCAACGATTACCAGGCTGCCCTCGAAGACAAATGGATCGCAGAACTGAAGAAAAAATATCCCTTAAAGATCAACGATGCTGTGGTAAAGACCTTGCCGCACTAA
- the metF gene encoding methylenetetrahydrofolate reductase [NAD(P)H]: protein MKVIDHIRQANKPLISFEILPPLKGKTINSIFDHLDPLMEFKPSFINVTYHRSEHVFKKKADGTFDKVEVRKRPGTVGICAAIMNHYKVDAVPHLICGGFNKRETEDALIDLNFIGVDNVLVLRGDAAKNETVFEPEPGGNRYALDLMKQVVNLNNGIYLEEDIRDGFRTKFCIGVAGYPEKHFEAPNLQSDLDWLKAKVEAGAEYVVTQMFFDNQKYFDFVKRCREAGIEIPIIPGLKPITNKKQLSVIPRTFHVDIPTELSNEILKAKTDGDVEQVGSEWLLQQSKELKAANVPVLHYYTLGKPKVIYNAVKELV from the coding sequence ATGAAAGTAATTGACCATATCAGGCAGGCCAACAAGCCGCTGATCTCGTTTGAAATATTACCTCCCTTGAAGGGGAAGACGATCAATTCGATCTTTGATCACCTGGACCCGCTGATGGAGTTTAAGCCTTCGTTTATTAATGTTACGTATCACCGTAGTGAGCATGTCTTTAAAAAGAAGGCGGACGGAACGTTTGACAAGGTAGAGGTACGCAAAAGGCCGGGAACGGTAGGTATTTGTGCGGCTATTATGAACCATTATAAGGTAGATGCAGTACCGCACCTGATCTGCGGGGGCTTTAACAAGCGGGAAACGGAAGATGCACTGATCGACCTGAACTTCATTGGGGTAGACAATGTGCTGGTATTGCGCGGGGATGCGGCCAAAAATGAAACGGTATTTGAACCAGAACCGGGGGGCAACCGCTATGCGCTGGACCTGATGAAACAGGTGGTAAACCTGAATAATGGCATTTACCTGGAAGAAGATATCCGCGATGGTTTCCGTACGAAGTTCTGTATCGGGGTGGCGGGTTATCCGGAGAAGCATTTTGAAGCACCCAACCTGCAGAGTGACCTGGATTGGCTGAAAGCCAAGGTAGAGGCCGGGGCTGAATATGTAGTAACGCAGATGTTCTTCGATAACCAGAAGTATTTTGATTTTGTAAAGCGTTGCCGGGAAGCAGGTATTGAAATTCCTATTATTCCGGGATTGAAGCCGATCACGAATAAGAAACAACTGAGTGTAATACCCAGGACCTTCCATGTAGATATTCCTACAGAGCTGAGTAATGAGATACTGAAGGCCAAAACGGATGGGGATGTAGAGCAAGTAGGTTCGGAATGGTTACTACAGCAGTCGAAAGAACTGAAAGCAGCCAATGTACCTGTATTGCACTATTATACACTGGGCAAGCCAAAGGTGATCTATAATGCGGTGAAGGAGCTGGTGTAG
- the lptB gene encoding LPS export ABC transporter ATP-binding protein, whose amino-acid sequence MISEIHTHDLVKIYRNRTVVNHVSVSVKQGEIVGLLGPNGAGKTTTFYMVVGLIKPDEGQVFLDTQEITRLPMYKRAQLGIGYLPQEASVFRKLTVEENIMAVLEMTKLKKAQQREKLEALLDEFRLHHVRKNNGDSLSGGERRRTEIARALAVDPKFILLDEPFAGVDPIAVEDIQTVVARLKYRNIGILITDHNVNETLSICDRAYLLIDGKIFKHGTAEELAENEQVRRLYLGRNFELKRKDYLHEEAMKGMQNMSSLNEIEDIE is encoded by the coding sequence GTGATCAGTGAAATTCATACCCACGACCTGGTAAAGATATATCGCAACCGTACCGTTGTAAATCATGTATCTGTGAGCGTAAAACAGGGCGAGATCGTGGGGCTGCTCGGACCCAATGGGGCCGGAAAGACCACTACTTTTTACATGGTAGTGGGCCTCATCAAGCCCGATGAAGGCCAGGTATTCCTCGATACACAGGAAATTACCCGCCTCCCCATGTATAAAAGGGCCCAGCTGGGCATCGGTTACCTCCCGCAGGAAGCTTCCGTATTCCGCAAGCTCACCGTGGAAGAGAACATCATGGCCGTACTGGAAATGACCAAACTCAAAAAGGCACAGCAAAGGGAAAAGCTCGAAGCCCTCCTCGATGAATTCCGCCTCCACCACGTCCGCAAAAATAATGGCGATAGCTTGAGCGGTGGCGAACGCCGCCGTACAGAAATTGCCCGCGCTTTGGCCGTAGATCCCAAATTCATCCTCCTCGATGAACCTTTTGCAGGCGTTGACCCCATTGCCGTAGAAGACATCCAAACCGTGGTAGCCAGGTTAAAATACAGGAATATCGGTATCCTCATCACCGATCACAACGTAAATGAAACCCTCTCCATTTGCGACCGCGCTTACCTCCTCATCGACGGTAAAATATTCAAGCACGGCACAGCCGAAGAATTGGCCGAAAATGAACAGGTACGTCGCTTATACCTGGGCCGCAACTTCGAGCTCAAACGCAAAGACTACCTCCACGAAGAAGCCATGAAAGGCATGCAAAATATGTCCTCCCTCAATGAGATCGAAGATATTGAGTAA